The window TCTTTTACTGATACCTGGGCCATCATACCTTACTGTTAGTGTTTCGCTGCTAATGTGCTCAAAGTAGGTTACTTTGATGTCGTGCAGGCCTGCCTCAAGATAAACCGATCCTGATTTTTCAATTGCTGCATGAGCACCATCGTTATTTACTACCATGCTCCCGTTGATGAAAAGCTGGCTACCATCATCAGAATTAGCGTAAAAGGTGTAAGTGCCAGCTGTCTCTATCAAAATTTTGCCATCGAACATGAAAGCATAGTAATTGCTTTGGGTTCTCGGCGCCAGGCTAAAGTTGGTAACCGTGCCAGTTTTAACAGGTGTAAGGCGTGAAAAGTCAGGCAGAACCTTCCAGGGGTTGCCGCTGGTGGTGGCGTAATATTTGTAGCTAAGACCGTTGGATGTAACAGGATCGTTTGATGTAGGCTGAGGCTTTACTATAACCACTACTTCATCCGAACTGCTGCTGCCTACATTGTCTATAGCTGTTAGCTGGAAGGTGTAGGAGCCTTCTGTCAGGTTGCTCAGTTTTAAGGTTAGGGTGCTGGCACCGCTAATGGTGGCAGAGGGTCCGTTCAATTGTGTCCAGGTAGTAGATACTATATTACCGTCGCTATCGCTGGCGCTGCCACTTAAGGTTAGTGAGCTGGTTGGAAGGGTAATTGTTTTATCAGCTCCTGCAGATACAACAGGTAACTGGTTGTCGGTGCGCACCGATCCGCTGTACTCAAAAGCGCCATTATCGAAGGTGTTGCCCTGCGGGCGTGGATTGCGGTCAAAGTCAAATTTAAAGTAGCTCAGGATCCTGCCTTTTTCAATGGCAGGGCTAGATTGCTGCAGGCGGTAGTTATTGGCAGTGGCATCTACAAATTGGGCTTCTTTTACGGTAGGTACAAAAGAGTTGTTGCTCTGTACGTATTTTATATCACTATGTATAACATGAATATACTGGCTTCTGGTGTAGTAGTTCAGATGCAGAGTACCCGGTGCTACCAGTAAGTTGTTGTAGAATGTATTGCCTATAGAATTACGTGACTGCATCTTAATACAATCTTTACCTGGAGAAACCACAGTATTGTTGTGTACATAGTTACCGCTGTTAGGAATCAAAGCTGAGCGTTCATCGATAAATATTCCCTCTCCTGCAGATCTTACAACTATATTATTGTATAAATACAGATCGCCGATACCAAAGCTGCATATACCAATGCCTGTACCATCAATGATGGTATTGTTGTAGTATTTACCAGTGCTACCGCCACCAATCATCAATCCATTTACATGAACTGGATGGAAAGGATCCTGCCCATATTTATATATTTCGTTGTTGTAAACCTCTACGTCTTTGCTTGCAGATGAAATCTGGATGCCATCAGCGCCGGTATTTTCTACACGATTGTTGTAAACACGTAAACCTTCAATTACATGTGGGTATAAAGTTCCGCAGGTTGTAGACTTGCCTCCATAAGCAGAGCTACCAATGTACATACCTTCGCCACGGGTATCATGAATGTAGTTGTCGTGGATGGATACATTTCTCATCGTAAAATTGGCCCGATGATATTCTGTGTTATTGCAGTTAGGTTCTATCTTGGAAATGATACCGGCAAAACCAGAACTGGCAATTTCCACATGGTCTACCTCGTAATCTGTTTCAGAAAGGCCCATGGCAGATCCTTTTGTGGCTGTACGCAGCAGAAAGCCATACTTAAACCTGGAATCTCCTGTGCCTGTAATGTGAAAATAGCGCGAGTTTTCTACTATGAAAGTGCCTTCCTGTGTGGTGTTTTCAAACACTACCTGTCCGCCACAGTTCTTTAATACAATCGGTTGGTCTTTTGTGCCTTTAAAACCAATTAATTTAAGCCGGCCCCTTTTGCCTGCCTGAACACATACGGTGCTGCCTGGTTTTATCTGTGGATAATTAGAGGCAACCATATATCCTAGGCTGGTGGGAATGGTGAAGTCGCAATCACAATCTTGTGCTTGTGCCGTAAAGGAGAGAAGGGTGAAGAGCACCAGAATGGTGCATGTAAGGAAGGTTGAGAAAAAATTAGAATAATTGTACGTGCGCATTTCGCTCTTTCTTTTAGGTTGAGGAATGAATATTCCAGTGAATAATACTGCTTGTGCCAGCGGCTCCTGATTGCGTTGGAGAGCAAATCGCTGAACAACAAGCTATTAAAGCTGTGCTGCAATATTAAGACGTGTTAGAGCGCTAAAAAATTGACGTGATAACTATATGACGACTGCGTGATATAAAGCAAAAAGTTATTAAATGTGTGGATTTGACACATTTTGTTAACACTAACGGTGTATGTAAGGTGTAGAGGCTTTCTACAGATTTATCTGAAAAAGACAATGGCCCTTTTGAAAAATACCACTGCGGGGAAATGTGTGGAATAGATAAACGATGTAAGAAACAGGTAATGAAGCTATGTTATCTGAAGAAAATTAACATTTAAACATCAATTGGCCTGAGAAGGCCTGTAGATAGATCTTGATTTATTCCAATAATACAGCTTTTCTTATGCAGGTGAGTCTGGAAATAAACTGATTTTCAGAACTTAAAGTTCTCTGGTCATGGAGTTTAACAAAAGCTTATGATCCGGATTCAGATTTAATAACAATAAAAAATACAAATCTGAATAGCATCATCACCAGGTCTTTTCCTCCTAACGGCATTTTTTGAACAGGGTTGCGCTGATTCAGATTTGTTCAACGGTACCTGCGGCTGAATGCGTTTCTCTCTTGGTCCTTATAGTTTTTAACCGCGGGTAATACAAACATGGGAGGGGTGTTGTGAAGTGCTTGGAACGCTGAAATTTCTGTTGTCCGGTAGATTACATTGAGCGATATAGCTGAGCATACCTGGTACTGCTAATAGAATTGGGTGATCGGAAATAAAAAAAGCCCCATACAGGGGCTTTTTCATACAGAAAATCAATCAGGTCTGTAAACTAATTTTTAAGGATTTTGATGGATTTGCTGCTAACTCCATCGCTGATTTTCAGCACGTACAGGCCGGGCTGGAGCTGGTGTTCGTTCAGGTCCAGCCTTAGAATGGATGTCTCGGTAGTATCTATAATCTGGCTAAACTGTACCTGGCCTGCCATGTTGTAGAACTGCAGATTTGCTTTGCCCTTAAAGCTGTTTCCGGTATTTACCTCCAGATAATCACTGGCTGGGTTAGGATATGCCATCAGTGGTGTGGCTTCAGGAGTACTGGCTAGCTGCAGTGAGTCTGTGCTCCCAACCTGCTCATAGCTGCTGCTGCTGTCTTTCCCGCTAAGTTCGGCTCCGGTATTGCTGACATTGGCCTCTGCATCAGGATTGACGGGTGCAGTTGTGCTGCTGTAGCTATCTGTGCCTAAGGAGGCAACAGAAGCTGTGGAAGAAGTAGTGGTAGTGCCCGATCCGGTAAAGAGTTTGCTGTTAGGAATCAATTGCTTGCTGAAGCCAGGCCCCGCCCACTTAACCGCCAGGGTTTCTCCATTGATGTAGTCAAAGTAAGTAACTTTAATGTTGTGCTTGCCTGCAGCCAGGTATACTGAGCCCGATTTCTCCTGTGCTCCATGGGTGCCATCGTTGTTTACCACCAGGCTGCCATTGATGAAAAGCTTGCTGCCATCATCAGAATAAGAGTAAAAGGTGTAGGTGCCGGAAGTACTGATCTGAATCTGTCCTTCGAAAACAAAGCCAAAGTAGTTGCTCTGGGTTTTAGGAGAGATGCTGAAGTTGCTGATAATGCCGGTTTTTACAGGTGTGAGCCTGGAGAAGTCCGGTAGCAGCTTCCAGGGGTAGCTGCTGGTGGTGGTGTAGTATTTGTAGTTGAGCCCATTGGTGGTAGTGGTGGCCGATTTTACCGTTACCACCACATCATCATACTTAGTGGCGCCTGCATTGTCCTTGGCTGTAAGACGGAAAATATAGGAGCCTGCCGGCAGGTTGCTAAGCTTCAGCGAAAGGGTGCTGCTTCCGCTTAAGGTGGCAGAAGGTCCGCTAATTTTTGTCCAGGAGGTAGAGGCAATAGTGCCATCAGCATCAGAAGCTGATCCTGTGAGGGTAAGGCTGTTGGTGGGCAGGGTAATGGTCTTGTCTGATCCTGCACTTACTGTTGGTGCAGCGTTAGTAGTAGAAGTGCTGCCAGTATACAGTTTGGTGTTGGGGATGGTTTGTTTGCTGATGCCCGGTCCTGCGTACTTAACTGCCAGTACTTCACTGTTGGTGTGCTCGAAGTAAGTTACTTTGATGTTGTGCTTTCCAGCTGCCAGGTAAACAGAGCCTGATCTTTCCTGTGCGGCATGTGCACCATCGTTGTTGGCTATCAGGTTGCCGTTGATGAAGAGCTGGCTGCCATCATCAGAGTAGGTGTAGAAGGTATAAGTACCTGATGCATCTATCTGGATCTGCCCTTCATACAAGAAGGCAAAGTAGTTGCTCTGTGTTTTAGGAGAGATACTGAAGTTGCTGATGGTACCTGTTTTAGCAGGTGTAAGTTTAGAGAAGTCAGGAAGCACTTTCCAGGGGTAGCTGCTGGTGGTGGTGTAGTATTTGTAATTAAGACCATTGCTGGAAGTAGTCGTAGTAGCAGGCTTCACTGTTACCACCACATCATCATATTTGGTTGCACCTGCATTGTCCTTGGCTGTAAGGCGGAAGGTGTAGGTGCCCTCCAACATGCTGCCAAGCGAAAGATTCAAGGTAGAAGTACCACTCATTGTAACCGTAGAGCCATTAACCTTACTCCAGGAAACAGAAGCAATGCTACCATCAGCATCAGAGGCTGAACCTGTGAGGGTAAGGCTGTTGGTGGGCAGGGTGATGGTCTTGTCTGATCCTGCTGAAACAACAGGGGCTTGATTATCCGTACGTAATAATCCACTGAATTCAAAAGCACCTACATCAAAGCTGGTGCCCTGTGGGCGTGATGTTCTTTTTAAATCAAAGTTAAAATAAGTAAGGGTTTTGCCTTTATCGATAGCGGGACTTATTTGCTGTAGTTCATAATTTCCTGTAGTGGCATCTGCAAAGAACGCATCCTTTATTGTTGCAATGTAAGCATTATTGCTCTGCACGTATTTAATGTCGCTGTGTACGAAGTTGAGGTAGTTGTAGGAACCTGTGCTGGTTGAAGTGAGGGTTCCGGGTGCCACTAGGAGGTTGTTATAGAAGGTGTTGCCAACAGAGTTGCGTGAAAGCATCCGAATGCTGTATTTACCGCTGGAAACAACTGTGTTATTATGCACATGGTTGCCGCTGTTGGGGAGTATGGGTGTTCGCTCGTCAATAAAGATGCCATCTCCGCCAGACCTTACCACCAAATTGTTGTACAGGTAGAGGTCTGCAATGCCAAAGCTGCAGATGCCCATGCCTTTACCTTCAATGATGCTGTTGTTATAATATTTTCCGGTGCTGCCACCGCCAATCATCAGTCCATTGATCTGGCTCGACTGAAAAGGATCCTGGCCATAACGGTAAATGGTATTATTGTAAACTTCTACGTTTTTGGAGGCAGAAGAAACCTGTAAGCCATCAGCGCCAGTATTCTCTATGCGGTTGTTGTAAATGCGCAGCTCTTCTATAACGTGAGGATACAAGGTGCCACAGCCTGAAGATTTGCCGCCATAGGAGGTGCTGCCAATGTACATACCTTCACCATACGTGTTATGTATATAATTATCATGGATGGATACATTACGCATTACAAAATTGGCTCTGTGGTACTGGGTGTTGGTGCAGGTGGGGTCGATTTTTGAAATGATACCAGCAAAGCCAGCGTCGCCAATTTCTATGTGGTCTATTTCAAAGTCGCTTTCAGATACACCCATGGCAGATCCTTTGACGGCCGTGCGGATAAAGAAACCATATTTATGCAGCGGATCTCCCGTACCTGTAACACGAAAGTAACGGCTGTTTTCAAAAATAAAGGTACCGTCCTGTGTGCTGTTATCAAATATAACCTTACCGCCACAGTTTTTAAAAATGATGGGTTGATCTGCTGTTCCTTTGAAGCCTATGAGCTTGAGTCTGCCTCTTACACCTCCTTTGATACACACCGTGCTGCCGGGTTTGATGGCAGGCACATCTGCCGCTTTAAGATAGCCCTGGGAAGTGGTGATGGTGTAGTCGCAGCCGCAATCCTGTGCCTGTGCGGGTGTGTTGAGAAGAAAAAGAATTACAAATGTTAAGCTTGTAAGAAAAGCCCGTAAATATAGTGTAGTACAATTTGCTTTCATGAAGCAGTCTCTCCTTGTGTGAGTAGATAAATAATTTTACCTGCAGCTCATGATCAAGGGGCACTCACAGAAATTGCGTTGATTAAGTGCCTGATCAGTAGGATGTTGCTGTAGTGTTGCAATATTATAGCCTGACCGGCCACAAAAAAATTGACGTACCTTTTGTTGAGAGGGTGTGTTAGTTAATACTACAGAAATATAAAAGTGTGGTGCTAAAACCTGATCTACAGGTATATAGCCTAAATTAGTTGTGGAAGCCTTCTACAACTCTAAACTTATAAGTCAAAGCAGTTAAGAAATAGTACAATGCTGGGGAAAGCTGTGGAGGGAATAAACGATGTAAGATATGGGTCAAAAAATGAATTTATGCATTAAAAGCAGCAAAAGTGTTATTTAACTGCTAACGGCCCACCCTGTAGTTGTGCAGATTTTTTGATTATACGAGGCTGCCGGCAAGCGGGTTTCCAGCAGGCAGAGATTTAATTTAGTACTTATGCAAGGAATCGCGCTGTAAATTTTTCCTGTAGATCAGTTCCTGGCCAGAGAGGCTGCAACACTAGGGGAGCGTGTAATAAAAAATAAGACAGGGCTGTTAAGCCCTGTCTTTCATCAGCTGTGCTTCGATCTTTTTGATGTCAATGGCACTGCAGCTGCCACAACCTTTGGGGCAGGCAGCTCCGTTTTTAGGCCTGAAGTTGCTGTAAAGCAGCCTTCCAATATAGACCAGTGCAAGAATAAACAGTAGCCCCACAAATATATCCTGAATCATATTATGCCAGTGTTTGGTAAACAATAAAAGCAGAAACATAGGCCAGTGCAGTCATATAAGTTAACTGTATGAGCGGCCATTTCCATCCGTTGGTTTCCTTTTTAACAATGGCCAGGGTGCTGGTGCATTGCATGGCAAAGGCGTAGAATACCAGAAGCGAAAAGGCTACCGCCATATTAAAGCGGGGGCCACCTGTAGCGGGATTGATTTCAGCCTGCATGCGGCTTCTGATCGTGTTGTCATCATCGGCACTGCTGCCAACACTGTATAAGGTAGCCATGGTGCCCACAAATACTTCACGGGCTGCAAAAGAGGAGAGCAGGGCAATACCAATTTTCCAGTCGTAACCCAAAGGTGCTATCACAGGTTCCATAAATTTACCCATGGTACCTGCGTAAGAATGCTCCAGGCGTACAGAGGCAAGCTTGTCTTCCAGATTTTCTTCATCAGGGTGTTGGGCAGCATACGCAATTTCAGCCTGCTCCATTTTATCTCCGGGGCCATAGGAGGCCAGCACCCACAGAATAATGGAAACCGCAAGGATGATCTTGCCAGCCTCAAACACAAAGGTCTTGGATTTCTCTACCGTCATAAGCAGCACATTTCCCCAGCGCGGCCAGCGATAGGCCGGCAGCTCCATGATCAGAAAGCCACTTTTTTTAGTTTTAATGATCAGCTTCATCAGCAGGGCTGATATAATGGCTGCGGCAAAACCCAGCAGGTACATGCCCATCAGCGCCAGTCCCTGCAGGTTCATAAAGCCAAGCACCCGCTCTTCAGGCACCACCAATGCAATCAAGATGGCATAGACCGGCAGCCTGGCTGAACAACTCATAAAGGGTGTTACAAAAATGGTAATCAGGCGGTCTTTCCAGTTATCGATGCCCCTGGTCGCCATGATGGCAGGCACGGCACAGGCAAGGCCGGAGATGAGCGGTACTACGCTGCGGCCATTCAGGCCCACCTTTCGCATCATCTTATCCATCAGAAACACCACCCTGGCCATATAACCGCTTTCTTCCAGCAGTGCAATGAGCACAAACAGAATGGCAATCTGGGGAACAAAGATCACAATGCCTCCAATACCAGGTAATATACCCTCCACCAGCAACCTGCTTAACCTGCCGTCGGGCAGTTCGGCCTGCAGAAATTCTGTAAGCCCGGCAAAAACATGGTCTATAAGATCCATGGGTACAGAGGCCCATGCGAAAATTGCCTGAAATACCAGTATCAGAATACCAAAAAAGATCGCATAACCCCAGATCTTGTGGGTTACCCATTTATCTATTTTAGCAGATACAAAACTGCCTGCGTCGGTATCGGGTAGCTTAATGCTTTGTTCAAGCACCCGCTGGATGCTGGCATAGCGGGCTTTGGTCTCCTCTATCTGCAGGGCTTCCAGGTCAAATTTACCATGCGCCCTGATAGCCGCCAGCTGGTCTTTTTCCAGTGGCGTGAGAAAGTGCAGTGCTTCTGCATGCTGGAGCAGCTGGTAGGCTTCATAATAGGTTTCCCGGTCAAAGTACTGGCGGGTTTCTGCAATGGCTTCCGGGGCCAGCGGTAAGGTATTGTAAAAGGGATCGGATGTTTTTGCTGTAACCTCCTGCCTTAACACCTTCTTTAACCTCACGAGGCCTTCACCACTGCGGGCATTCATGCACACCACCGGTATACCACCCAGTGAGTGGCTAAGTTTATCGGCATCTACCTCTATGCCTCTTTTGGAGGCCATATCTGCCATGTTAAGCACCAGCACCAGCGGCAGGTTGAGGTCCAGGATCTGGGTAACCAGCAGCAGGCTTCTTTCCAGGTTGCTCATGTCTGCTACGGCTACCACTATATCCGGATAGTCGGCATCCTTAGGGTTCATCAGTACATCTAGTACTACCTGCTCATCGGCAGAGCGGGGATAAATGCTGTAGGTGCCTGGCAGATCAATCACTTCTGCAGAATTGTTTTCGCCTAAAGTGCATTTGCCGCTCTTACGCTCTACCGTTACACCGGGATAGTTGCCCACTTTTTGGTTAAGGCCTGTAAGCAGGTTAAAAAGAGTGGTTTTGCCTGAATTGGGATTACCAACCAGAGCAAGGGTAACAGAAGATTTATCGACTTTTGGAGGGGGTGCTATTGCTGTTCTCGTACTCATGCCACCTCAATTAGTTGTGCCTCATCAATTCTTAGCGAGAGGCTGTAACCAGATATTTGCACTGAGATAGGATCTCCCAGGGGAGCTTTAAAGTTATAATGGACTGTTTTGCCCGGCAAAAGCCCCATCTCCAGTAACTTAATAGTTAAGTCAGAGGATTTAATATTGATAATGGTGGCTTTCTCACCAGGCTTCAACTGGTCTAGGGTTATCATAAACCTTTAACTAATTCATTGCTTTGATCATTCATTGCAAGTTACTTATTATTTAGAGAGATTCTAAATAAATGAAAGTAATCTGAAAGTACTCTTCTCCGTCTGCTCTATAACTTTTTCCAGAGCCTCCTGTTGATATAATTTCAACAGCTGTTCTGCAGAAGAAAACAGCCATCAATTTGATAAAAGATAAAATGGAATCATTAAGGGGAAAAAATGCACTTGTAACCGGTGCAGGTAAAGGTATTGGCCGGGCCATAGCCGTAGCACTGGCACAGGAGGGAGTCCATGTGGGTTTGCTGGCTAGAAGCGGCAGTCAGCTGAATGAGGTAGCCACAGAGGTAACCGCACAAGGTGTAAAAGCCTCCGTAGTAACGGCAGATGTGGCCGATATTACTGCTGTTAACGCAGCAGTAGAACAGGTTTTAAAGGATCTCGGCAGCATAGATATTTTAATTAACAATGCCGGAACGGCGAGCTTTGGAAAGTTTCTGGAGCTGGCACCTGAGGAGTGGGAGCGGAATGTAAAGGTAAATCTCTTCGGTGTTTACTATACCACCCGGGCTGTGCTGCCTGGTATGATAGAGCGCCAGCAGGGCGATATCATCAATATTTCTTCTACAGCAGGCCAGCGAGGTGCTGCTGTTACAAGTGCATACAGTGCCTCGAAATTCGGATTGATGGGATTAACCGAATCTTTAATGCAGGAGGTGCGAAAACATAACATACGGGTAAGTGCTTTAACCCCCAGTACAGTGGTTACCGAATTAGCATACAGCCAGAACCTGATCGGGGGAGATCCGGAGCGGGTTATGCACCCCGAAGATCTTGCAGAGCTGATGATTGCACAGCTAAAGCTCAACCGCCGTGTTTTTATCAAAGAGGCGGGCATGTGGTCTACCAATCCCTAAGTGCAGCTAATTTAAACAGTATATGCTCCGTTAGGTTAATTTACATCAGGATATCTAAATGTTTAATTCCTTCTTTTACAGCCATCAAACTATGATAGGAGACTTATGGTATAAGAATGCAGTCATCTACAGCCTGGACCTTGAAACTTTCATGGACCTGAACGCAGATGGCATTGGCGATTTCGAAGGCCTGACAAGGCGCCTCGATTACCTGCACGCAATGGGTGTTGATACCGTGTGGCTGGCGCCATTTCAGCCTACACCTAACCGGGATAATGGTTACGATGTTAAAGATTACTACGGAGTAGATCCCCGGCATGGCTCCAGCGGAAATTTTGTGGAATTTATGCACCAGGCTAAAAAGCGAGGTATCAAAGTAATCATAGACCTGGTGGTGAACCACACTTCAGATGAGCATCACTGGTTTCAGGATTCACGGAGCAGTGAAGATGCAAAACACCGCGACTGGTATGTATGGTCTAAAAAGAAACCCGACGACTGGGATGAGGGCATGGTATTTCCCGGGGTTCAGGACAGAACCTGGACTTACGACAAAAAAGCCAAAGCCTATTATCATCACCGCTTTTATCAATTTCAGCCAGACCTGAACATAGACAATCCCGAGGTGCGAGAAGAAATTACCCGCATCATAGGATTCTGGCTTGAACTGGGTGTGGCAGGCTTTCGGGTAGATGCAGTTCCATTTTTACTGGAAACACAGAATCCGGGAGAAACCAGCAAAGAAATCAGGTTTGAATACCTGCGCGAAATTCGCAGATTTTTACAATGGCGGAAAGGCAATGCTATTTTGCTGGGGGAGGCAAACGTATCGCCGGAAGAAACCAAAGATTACTTTGGTTTTGAAGGAAACGGCATCCATATGATGTTCAACTTCTATGTAAACCAGTACCTGTTTTATGCGCTTGCTACAGCCGAAACCAAGCCCCTGATCAAAGCACTGGAGGAAACCCGCAATACCTTACCCGCCAACCAATGGGCTCATTTTTTGCGTAACCACGATGAACTTGACCTGGGCAGGCTTAGCGAAGAGGAACGTAAAAAGGTGTTTGCCCGCTTTGCTCCTGAAAAACATATGCAGTTGTATGACAGGGGCATCCGCCGGCGCGTAGCTACCATGCTGGGGAACAGGCAACAGACTGAACTGGCATACAGCCTTATATTTTCTTTACCGGGAGCTCCTGTTATTCGCTATGGCGATGAGATAAACATGGGCGATAACCTGGAGCTGGAAGAGAGAAATGCAGTACGTACCCCTATGCAGTGGTCGGATGGTCCGCAGGCAGGTTTTTCCAAAGCAGAAAAACTGGTTCACCCTGTAATTGATAGCGGGCCTTATGCTTATCAGCATG of the Flammeovirgaceae bacterium 311 genome contains:
- the fabG gene encoding 3-ketoacyl-(acyl-carrier-protein) reductase (COG1028 Dehydrogenases with different specificities (related to short-chain alcohol dehydrogenases)), coding for MESLRGKNALVTGAGKGIGRAIAVALAQEGVHVGLLARSGSQLNEVATEVTAQGVKASVVTADVADITAVNAAVEQVLKDLGSIDILINNAGTASFGKFLELAPEEWERNVKVNLFGVYYTTRAVLPGMIERQQGDIINISSTAGQRGAAVTSAYSASKFGLMGLTESLMQEVRKHNIRVSALTPSTVVTELAYSQNLIGGDPERVMHPEDLAELMIAQLKLNRRVFIKEAGMWSTNP
- a CDS encoding ferrous iron transport protein B (COG0370 Fe2+ transport system protein B), encoding MSTRTAIAPPPKVDKSSVTLALVGNPNSGKTTLFNLLTGLNQKVGNYPGVTVERKSGKCTLGENNSAEVIDLPGTYSIYPRSADEQVVLDVLMNPKDADYPDIVVAVADMSNLERSLLLVTQILDLNLPLVLVLNMADMASKRGIEVDADKLSHSLGGIPVVCMNARSGEGLVRLKKVLRQEVTAKTSDPFYNTLPLAPEAIAETRQYFDRETYYEAYQLLQHAEALHFLTPLEKDQLAAIRAHGKFDLEALQIEETKARYASIQRVLEQSIKLPDTDAGSFVSAKIDKWVTHKIWGYAIFFGILILVFQAIFAWASVPMDLIDHVFAGLTEFLQAELPDGRLSRLLVEGILPGIGGIVIFVPQIAILFVLIALLEESGYMARVVFLMDKMMRKVGLNGRSVVPLISGLACAVPAIMATRGIDNWKDRLITIFVTPFMSCSARLPVYAILIALVVPEERVLGFMNLQGLALMGMYLLGFAAAIISALLMKLIIKTKKSGFLIMELPAYRWPRWGNVLLMTVEKSKTFVFEAGKIILAVSIILWVLASYGPGDKMEQAEIAYAAQHPDEENLEDKLASVRLEHSYAGTMGKFMEPVIAPLGYDWKIGIALLSSFAAREVFVGTMATLYSVGSSADDDNTIRSRMQAEINPATGGPRFNMAVAFSLLVFYAFAMQCTSTLAIVKKETNGWKWPLIQLTYMTALAYVSAFIVYQTLA
- a CDS encoding alpha amylase (COG0366 Glycosidases); translated protein: MIGDLWYKNAVIYSLDLETFMDLNADGIGDFEGLTRRLDYLHAMGVDTVWLAPFQPTPNRDNGYDVKDYYGVDPRHGSSGNFVEFMHQAKKRGIKVIIDLVVNHTSDEHHWFQDSRSSEDAKHRDWYVWSKKKPDDWDEGMVFPGVQDRTWTYDKKAKAYYHHRFYQFQPDLNIDNPEVREEITRIIGFWLELGVAGFRVDAVPFLLETQNPGETSKEIRFEYLREIRRFLQWRKGNAILLGEANVSPEETKDYFGFEGNGIHMMFNFYVNQYLFYALATAETKPLIKALEETRNTLPANQWAHFLRNHDELDLGRLSEEERKKVFARFAPEKHMQLYDRGIRRRVATMLGNRQQTELAYSLIFSLPGAPVIRYGDEINMGDNLELEERNAVRTPMQWSDGPQAGFSKAEKLVHPVIDSGPYAYQHVNVENQRRTPDSMLNWMTTLIRLRQECTEIGWGDWQIMETGVEQVLCMHYNWKGSSLVILHNFDEKAHEVSLKLERDEETKLVDLMVDYVSVAEGKGMHKITLDAYGYRWFRAGDLKHLFHKE
- a CDS encoding FeoA family protein (COG1918 Fe2+ transport system protein A); amino-acid sequence: MITLDQLKPGEKATIINIKSSDLTIKLLEMGLLPGKTVHYNFKAPLGDPISVQISGYSLSLRIDEAQLIEVA